In Camarhynchus parvulus chromosome Z, STF_HiC, whole genome shotgun sequence, a genomic segment contains:
- the LOC115915111 gene encoding molybdopterin synthase catalytic subunit, with amino-acid sequence MEENEDVPKDFIKLKSEKLSVDEVSELVVSPYCGAVSLFIGTTRNNFEGKKVIHLEYEAYTSMAETEIKKICRDVRQKWPSVKHIAVHHRLGVVPITEASVIIAVSSPHRAESLEAVMYCINTLKASVPIWKKEIYEDEYSWKENKECFWANSEK; translated from the exons ATGGAAGAAAACGAAGATGTGCCAAAAGATTTTATCAAGCTCAAGTCTGAAAAGCTCTCTGTAGATGAAGTGTCAGAGCTGGTTGTTTCACCATACTGTGGGGCAGTGTCTCTGTTCATTG GTACtacaagaaataattttgaaggaaaaaaagtgattcACTTGGAATATGAAGCATATACTTCAATGGCAgagactgaaataaagaaaatctgcaGAGATGTTAGACAGAAATGGCCTTCAGTCAAACATATTGCAGTGCACCACAGGCTTGG TGTGGTTCCAATAACTGAAGCAAGTGTAATTATTGCAGTCTCCTCGCCGCACAGAGCAGAGTCCCTTGAAGCTGTAATGTACTGCATCAATACCTTAAAAGCATCTGTCCCTATATGGAAAAAG GAGATTTATGAGGATGAATattcttggaaagaaaacaaggaatgcTTTTGggcaaattcagaaaaataa